A window of the Parabacteroides merdae ATCC 43184 genome harbors these coding sequences:
- the trhA gene encoding PAQR family membrane homeostasis protein TrhA, with the protein MAARQRQTYGEEVANVLTHGAGMLFGMTAIIILMMAAIRSGNPWAIGSFAVYVVCMTLSYVTSTFYHASTRARQKRLLRRFDHGAIYLHIAGTYTPFTLLALRQEGYWGWSLFAVIWIAAVAGVWLSFRKMRKKDHLKTVCYLAMGWVVIIAFKPLLHVFRETGSMDVLYWLIGGGLFYTVGCLFFFLDKYKYMHPVWHFFVLGGSICHFISIYLLV; encoded by the coding sequence ATGGCTGCCAGGCAACGACAAACATATGGTGAAGAGGTTGCCAATGTCTTGACACATGGTGCCGGAATGCTTTTTGGAATGACCGCTATCATTATTTTGATGATGGCGGCTATCCGAAGTGGAAATCCTTGGGCGATCGGCAGTTTTGCTGTTTATGTCGTTTGTATGACACTTTCGTATGTGACGTCTACATTTTACCATGCTTCGACCCGTGCACGACAGAAAAGACTCTTGCGGCGGTTCGATCATGGTGCGATTTATTTGCATATTGCGGGAACTTATACGCCCTTTACGTTGCTGGCCCTCCGGCAGGAAGGTTATTGGGGTTGGTCACTATTCGCCGTCATATGGATCGCGGCAGTGGCAGGTGTCTGGCTGAGTTTCAGGAAGATGAGAAAGAAAGACCATCTGAAAACAGTTTGTTATCTGGCAATGGGTTGGGTAGTCATAATTGCTTTTAAACCCTTGTTGCATGTCTTTCGTGAAACCGGTTCGATGGATGTTCTGTATTGGTTGATCGGAGGAGGGCTATTTTATACGGTAGGCTGCCTGTTTTTCTTTTTAGACAAATATAAATATATGCATCCAGTATGGCATTTCTTCGTATTGGGCGGTAGTATCTGTCATTTTATATCGATATACTTGTTGGTATAA
- a CDS encoding heavy-metal-associated domain-containing protein: MATIKFKTNAKCGGCVAAIGAKLNTLMASDDWSIDLADPNKVLEVKVDLAPAIVIAAVKEAGFKAEQL; encoded by the coding sequence ATGGCAACAATAAAATTTAAAACGAATGCAAAGTGTGGTGGATGTGTAGCGGCAATAGGTGCAAAGCTCAATACATTGATGGCTTCGGATGACTGGTCGATTGATTTGGCCGATCCGAATAAGGTGTTGGAAGTGAAAGTTGATCTTGCTCCTGCTATTGTGATTGCAGCAGTAAAAGAGGCCGGGTTCAAGGCCGAACAATTATAA
- a CDS encoding efflux RND transporter periplasmic adaptor subunit, translating to MNGKLIPVFVLAALMSCSQPPVKEQGPRPVKLAEVTSLNLVEKSFSGVVSPDQFSDLAFKMSGPLISLKVDEGQKVRTGQVVAEIDPQDFKWEYEAKKASFQTAEAQLQRAKKLLSKQAISKQEYETTEASYSNAKAAFEYAQNQLEQTKLRAPFDGFIQKKYVENYQKVQAGQGIVCLINPNKLQIQYTMPETNITYFSTPYQIYVEFDNYKGIRFKAKVKEYVEASPDGSGVPVFLYIDDPEFNLNKYKVAVGFSCRVVLHIESASFNEGAVLAPLSAIVASEENNDKFVFVYNAQSQKVERRQIEESGLVGKDNVIITKGLKAGDLVVSAGATRLVEGQQVKVLTD from the coding sequence ATGAATGGTAAATTAATCCCTGTTTTTGTATTGGCAGCATTGATGTCGTGTAGTCAGCCGCCGGTGAAGGAGCAAGGTCCCCGTCCGGTAAAGTTGGCGGAAGTGACCTCATTGAATCTTGTGGAAAAGTCGTTTAGCGGTGTCGTATCGCCGGATCAGTTCAGTGATCTGGCCTTTAAAATGTCCGGACCGCTGATTTCGCTGAAGGTGGATGAAGGACAAAAAGTCCGTACGGGACAGGTCGTGGCAGAGATCGACCCTCAGGATTTCAAATGGGAATATGAAGCGAAAAAAGCCTCTTTTCAAACTGCCGAAGCACAGTTGCAACGTGCGAAGAAGCTGTTATCCAAACAGGCTATTTCGAAGCAGGAATATGAAACGACCGAAGCTTCCTATTCGAATGCAAAGGCTGCATTCGAATATGCGCAGAATCAGCTGGAACAAACGAAACTGCGTGCTCCGTTCGATGGATTTATCCAGAAGAAATATGTCGAGAATTATCAGAAGGTACAGGCCGGGCAAGGGATCGTTTGCTTGATTAACCCGAACAAGTTGCAGATCCAGTATACGATGCCTGAAACGAACATTACCTATTTCTCGACTCCTTATCAGATCTATGTGGAGTTTGATAACTACAAGGGAATCCGTTTCAAAGCGAAAGTGAAGGAATATGTGGAAGCGTCTCCCGATGGTTCCGGCGTTCCCGTTTTCCTATATATCGACGATCCCGAATTTAATCTGAACAAATACAAAGTGGCTGTCGGCTTCTCCTGTCGCGTGGTGCTGCATATCGAGAGTGCAAGCTTTAACGAGGGAGCAGTGTTGGCGCCTCTTTCCGCTATTGTAGCGAGTGAAGAAAATAACGACAAATTTGTCTTTGTCTATAATGCCCAGTCGCAAAAGGTGGAACGTCGCCAGATCGAAGAATCCGGACTGGTAGGAAAAGACAATGTTATAATAACCAAAGGGCTGAAAGCCGGTGACCTGGTCGTTTCCGCCGGGGCTACCCGCCTGGTTGAAGGACAACAGGTAAAAGTATTAACAGATTAA
- a CDS encoding TolC family protein produces MRNKIIIGCMLLGALSVGAQEKPVTAADYKQKVLEYSRQIKQSAEERIAMQHAIKAAKTAFFPAVDFSGSYQYRINKYDLDFGPGMAVEMDHNTYSLGATVSQPIYAGGQIYNNYKAAQIQGQIASEAEDLTTDNIVYAADLNYWSAAARKGMYDVMCQYVDIVQELANVLTTRFNDGQISKTDLLQVQSRLKEAELNKSAAYKDYQIALQNLNVLMGVPPMTPVEIADAITTVQPLPMHIGEEAALQNRPDFTISRLNVEYQKRQINLSKAKYNPTLAIGFQGTWGTPMLNVKGSDQLWTPAVFASLKIPLFRWGARFKEVNSQKAILRSKEYVMDYTRDQISQEVANSWTSLTENTKQIDVAEEACKIAEENLDLNTFSYKEGKLPILDVLSAQLSWIQSYSSLIQTWYQQKASLAQYNKAVGIRRLQ; encoded by the coding sequence ATGAGAAATAAAATAATTATCGGTTGTATGCTGTTGGGGGCTTTATCGGTGGGAGCACAGGAAAAGCCCGTCACGGCTGCGGACTACAAGCAGAAAGTGCTTGAATATAGCCGCCAGATCAAACAGAGTGCGGAAGAACGTATTGCGATGCAGCATGCTATCAAGGCGGCCAAGACCGCTTTCTTCCCGGCTGTCGATTTCTCCGGCAGCTACCAGTACCGTATCAATAAGTACGATTTGGATTTCGGCCCCGGCATGGCTGTCGAAATGGATCATAACACCTATAGTTTGGGAGCTACCGTAAGTCAGCCGATCTATGCCGGCGGACAAATCTACAACAATTACAAGGCCGCCCAGATACAGGGACAGATCGCTTCCGAGGCGGAAGACCTGACGACGGATAATATCGTGTATGCCGCCGACCTGAACTACTGGTCTGCTGCTGCCCGTAAAGGCATGTACGATGTCATGTGCCAGTATGTCGATATTGTGCAGGAATTGGCAAACGTGCTGACAACCCGTTTCAATGACGGGCAGATCAGTAAGACCGACCTCTTGCAGGTACAGTCCCGTTTGAAAGAAGCGGAATTGAACAAAAGCGCTGCGTACAAAGATTATCAGATCGCCTTGCAGAACCTGAATGTGCTAATGGGTGTTCCTCCTATGACACCGGTGGAGATTGCCGATGCCATCACGACGGTGCAGCCGTTGCCGATGCACATAGGGGAAGAGGCCGCTTTGCAGAACCGGCCGGACTTTACGATCTCCCGATTGAATGTTGAATACCAGAAGCGGCAGATCAACTTGTCAAAAGCAAAGTATAATCCGACACTGGCTATCGGTTTTCAGGGAACCTGGGGCACTCCGATGTTGAACGTGAAAGGGTCCGACCAGCTTTGGACACCTGCCGTGTTCGCCTCCCTGAAGATACCTTTGTTTCGTTGGGGAGCCCGTTTCAAAGAGGTGAATTCTCAGAAAGCTATCTTACGCAGTAAGGAATATGTTATGGATTACACCCGCGACCAGATTTCCCAGGAGGTAGCCAATTCCTGGACCAGCCTGACGGAAAACACGAAGCAGATCGATGTTGCCGAAGAGGCCTGCAAGATCGCTGAGGAAAATCTCGACCTGAATACGTTCAGCTATAAAGAGGGAAAACTTCCGATCCTCGATGTTCTTTCCGCCCAGCTTTCCTGGATTCAGTCCTATAGCAGCTTGATTCAGACTTGGTATCAGCAGAAAGCGTCTCTCGCCCAGTATAACAAGGCGGTGGGTATTCGTCGCTTGCAGTAA
- a CDS encoding efflux RND transporter permease subunit, whose amino-acid sequence MNLPVYSLENKKIIYFFLAIMLIGGIYSFFKLPKKEDSPFVIKQAVLVTQYPGATPQEVEKLITEPIEREIQSMSDVFQIKSESYFGMSKISIELQPTLAPDYMPVKWDELRRKVANIQPRLPSGASAINVSDDFGDVFGIYYALTADEGFTYDDMRDWAQKIKTELTPIQGVQKVYLFAEQTQVVNVRISVPKLANLGIDPNSIQQVLQTQNLLVNTGEIMTGTYQLRVRAEGTYKSIEDIRDQLIVTKGGGEVRLGDIATIERGYMDPPSNLMRVDGKRAIGIGVATGAKDDVVAVGDAVAEHLKEMEQLFPIGMELKTIYPENQIANEANNGFILNLIESLLIVIVIIFLVMGSRAGMLVGSSLLFSVGGTLLIMLIWGVGLNRTSLAAFIIAMGMLVDNAIVVTDNAQVGIKRGLSRYQALVDGATKPQWALLGATFIAVCSFLPMYLAPASVAEIVKPLFIVLGVSLGLSWILALTQTTTFGNFILKEAKPGESKDPYDTKLYHKFENVLGRLIKRRYLTLTSVVATLFLSLFIMSIMPQSFFPIMNKPYFRADLIFPEGYGIDDVERNVIKIEEYLKNNDKIKSYSFTLGGSPVRYYLASSSIGPKPNFANVLIETKDAKDAQSEENKFYEYMVANYPDILTRSALFALSPVPDAAIEIGFVGDNIDTLVALTQRAQEIARKNDMVMEVRNSWGNKVPVWKPLYSQEKGLRLGITRQQMAYSLRSATNGVPLGEYREGDVFMPILLKDADRDSMNLNDIKTLPVYSAKGRSVKVEQVIDDFSLDYEYSVVKRYNRQRYMMMQCEPKRGANTMAAFSQLWQDIQQEVQVPEGYKLQYFGEQSEQDKGNKAIAANIPLMFGLIYLTLLFLFPKYYRKPVLIMCMLPLIFIGVVLGLLVFGKSLDFFAMLGLLGLIGMNIKNAIVLVDEIGLQLDSGLAPVNAVIEATKTRIVPVTMASGTTILGMLPLLGDAMFAGMAATIMGGLFVSTILTIFVLPVTYCIFFKIKSV is encoded by the coding sequence ATGAATCTTCCAGTATATTCTTTAGAGAATAAGAAGATTATATATTTCTTTTTGGCTATCATGCTGATAGGAGGTATATATTCTTTCTTTAAATTGCCGAAGAAGGAGGACTCGCCTTTCGTAATCAAGCAGGCTGTTTTGGTTACGCAATATCCGGGTGCTACTCCTCAGGAGGTAGAAAAATTGATAACGGAACCTATCGAGAGGGAAATTCAGTCCATGTCGGATGTTTTTCAGATCAAGTCTGAATCTTATTTCGGCATGTCGAAGATCTCGATCGAGTTGCAGCCGACTTTGGCCCCGGATTATATGCCGGTCAAGTGGGACGAATTGCGTCGTAAGGTGGCTAATATACAGCCTCGCCTTCCGAGTGGTGCCTCTGCCATCAATGTGAGTGATGATTTCGGGGACGTGTTCGGTATCTATTACGCCCTGACAGCCGACGAAGGTTTTACCTACGACGATATGCGCGATTGGGCGCAGAAGATCAAGACCGAGCTGACTCCTATTCAGGGTGTGCAGAAGGTCTATCTGTTTGCGGAACAGACGCAGGTCGTGAATGTGCGTATCTCGGTTCCCAAGCTGGCGAACTTGGGGATCGATCCGAATTCGATTCAGCAAGTCCTGCAAACCCAGAACCTGCTGGTCAATACGGGTGAGATCATGACCGGGACCTACCAGCTTCGTGTACGTGCCGAAGGTACTTATAAAAGTATAGAGGATATACGCGACCAGCTGATCGTGACAAAGGGTGGAGGCGAAGTACGCCTGGGTGATATCGCAACCATCGAACGAGGCTATATGGACCCGCCTTCCAACCTGATGCGTGTGGATGGCAAACGGGCCATCGGTATCGGTGTGGCTACGGGTGCGAAAGATGATGTGGTGGCTGTCGGTGACGCTGTTGCCGAACATTTGAAAGAGATGGAACAGCTTTTCCCGATCGGTATGGAACTGAAAACCATCTATCCGGAAAATCAGATTGCCAACGAGGCGAATAACGGATTTATCCTGAATCTGATCGAATCGTTGCTCATCGTTATCGTGATTATCTTCCTTGTGATGGGATCGCGTGCAGGTATGCTGGTGGGTAGTTCACTGCTATTCTCGGTTGGCGGAACGTTGCTGATTATGCTGATCTGGGGTGTCGGGCTGAACCGTACGTCTCTTGCTGCTTTCATCATTGCGATGGGTATGCTGGTGGATAACGCGATTGTGGTGACCGATAATGCGCAGGTCGGTATCAAGCGCGGTCTGTCACGCTATCAGGCGTTGGTCGATGGGGCCACCAAACCGCAGTGGGCATTGTTGGGTGCGACCTTTATCGCTGTTTGTTCTTTCTTGCCGATGTATTTGGCGCCAGCTTCGGTGGCCGAAATTGTCAAGCCATTGTTTATCGTGCTTGGTGTATCCTTGGGGTTAAGTTGGATATTGGCTTTGACGCAAACGACGACTTTCGGGAATTTCATCTTGAAGGAGGCGAAACCGGGTGAATCCAAAGATCCCTATGACACCAAACTGTACCATAAGTTTGAAAATGTGCTGGGACGTCTGATCAAACGTCGTTATCTCACGCTTACTTCGGTGGTGGCAACCTTGTTCTTGTCTTTGTTCATCATGAGCATTATGCCGCAGAGCTTCTTCCCGATCATGAACAAGCCCTATTTTCGTGCCGACCTGATCTTCCCGGAAGGGTATGGGATCGACGATGTGGAAAGGAATGTGATCAAGATAGAAGAGTATCTCAAGAATAATGATAAGATCAAATCCTATTCGTTCACGCTGGGAGGTTCGCCGGTACGTTATTATCTGGCAAGTTCGTCTATCGGTCCGAAGCCGAACTTCGCCAATGTCCTGATCGAAACCAAGGACGCGAAAGATGCACAGAGCGAGGAAAACAAGTTCTATGAATATATGGTCGCCAACTATCCGGATATTTTGACTCGTTCAGCTTTGTTTGCTTTGTCTCCTGTGCCTGATGCTGCAATTGAAATCGGGTTTGTTGGCGATAATATCGATACGTTGGTGGCTCTGACACAGCGTGCACAAGAAATCGCCCGCAAGAACGACATGGTGATGGAAGTGCGCAACAGCTGGGGAAACAAGGTTCCGGTATGGAAGCCGTTGTACTCGCAGGAAAAAGGTCTCCGTTTAGGTATCACCCGTCAGCAGATGGCTTATTCGCTTCGTTCGGCAACCAATGGCGTGCCTTTAGGCGAATATCGCGAAGGAGATGTGTTTATGCCGATCCTGCTGAAAGATGCCGATCGCGATTCGATGAACCTGAACGATATCAAGACTTTGCCTGTCTACAGCGCCAAGGGGCGTTCTGTCAAAGTGGAGCAGGTGATCGACGACTTCTCGCTTGATTATGAGTACAGTGTCGTGAAGCGTTATAATCGTCAGCGTTATATGATGATGCAGTGCGAGCCGAAACGCGGAGCCAATACGATGGCTGCTTTCAGCCAGTTGTGGCAGGATATCCAGCAAGAGGTGCAGGTTCCCGAAGGATACAAACTGCAATACTTCGGCGAACAGTCTGAACAGGATAAAGGTAACAAGGCGATTGCTGCCAATATTCCGTTGATGTTCGGTCTGATCTATCTCACCCTGTTGTTCCTCTTCCCGAAATACTACCGGAAGCCGGTCTTGATTATGTGTATGTTGCCTCTGATCTTCATCGGTGTGGTATTGGGGTTGCTGGTGTTTGGCAAGTCGCTCGATTTCTTTGCCATGTTAGGTCTGTTAGGTCTGATCGGTATGAATATCAAGAATGCGATCGTGCTGGTGGACGAAATAGGATTGCAGCTTGACAGTGGCCTGGCGCCGGTCAATGCGGTGATCGAGGCAACCAAGACGCGTATCGTTCCGGTGACGATGGCATCGGGGACAACGATTTTGGGTATGTTGCCATTGTTGGGCGATGCCATGTTTGCCGGTATGGCGGCGACGATCATGGGAGGTCTGTTCGTTTCGACCATCCTGACCATCTTCGTGCTTCCGGTGACCTATTGTATATTCTTTAAGATTAAATCGGTATAA
- a CDS encoding DNA/RNA non-specific endonuclease, which produces MAKRKSARKPRKKVQKTSSFLSTVKRMFIGAFIVVACFIGVLFIYDYFVPMAGHKPAALEKKGQEVVSSKKAATAPKQKIQDKTSAYKTLAKSSTKTFKIPANTEIPRLKEKRQEQVIKHEGYTVSYNSEYRIANWVAYELTATEAKSKKTERSNKFVPDPQVKGSTAMNEDYTRSGYDRGHLAPAGDMKWSAKAMRESFYLSNICPQKPKLNRGIWKDLEEQCRLWALDNGSLLIVTGPVITGDMKRLGKNRVAIPKAFYKVLCYHTEKGYKGIGFLFENRDYKDNSLKSMAIPIDSVEKATGIDFFPSIPDDQENEMEAAVDWSRWSF; this is translated from the coding sequence ATGGCAAAGAGAAAAAGCGCAAGGAAACCGCGGAAAAAAGTTCAAAAGACTTCGTCTTTCCTTTCCACAGTGAAGCGAATGTTTATTGGCGCCTTTATTGTAGTGGCTTGTTTTATAGGGGTTCTGTTTATATATGATTATTTTGTTCCGATGGCCGGACACAAACCGGCGGCTCTGGAGAAAAAGGGACAGGAAGTCGTTTCTTCAAAAAAGGCTGCAACCGCTCCGAAACAAAAGATACAGGACAAAACATCTGCCTATAAGACTCTTGCCAAGTCTTCCACAAAAACATTTAAAATCCCCGCAAATACAGAGATACCCCGCCTAAAGGAGAAACGCCAGGAGCAGGTTATCAAGCACGAAGGATATACGGTTTCTTATAATTCCGAGTACCGTATAGCTAACTGGGTCGCGTACGAATTGACGGCAACGGAAGCCAAAAGCAAAAAGACGGAACGTTCTAATAAGTTTGTACCCGACCCGCAGGTGAAAGGTTCGACGGCGATGAACGAAGATTATACGCGTTCCGGCTACGATCGTGGCCATTTAGCTCCGGCAGGCGATATGAAATGGTCTGCAAAAGCCATGCGCGAGTCTTTTTACCTGAGCAATATCTGCCCGCAAAAACCGAAATTAAACCGGGGCATATGGAAAGACCTGGAGGAACAGTGCCGCTTGTGGGCGTTGGATAACGGTTCGCTTTTGATTGTTACGGGCCCCGTTATTACAGGCGATATGAAACGGTTGGGAAAAAACAGGGTTGCGATACCCAAAGCCTTTTATAAGGTATTGTGTTATCATACGGAGAAAGGCTATAAGGGTATCGGATTTCTTTTCGAGAATAGGGATTATAAAGATAATTCGCTGAAATCGATGGCGATACCTATCGACAGCGTGGAGAAGGCAACAGGTATTGACTTCTTCCCGTCTATCCCCGACGATCAGGAAAACGAAATGGAAGCGGCGGTTGATTGGAGCCGTTGGTCATTTTAA
- a CDS encoding heavy metal translocating P-type ATPase — protein MRETETKVLPVLEMSCAVCAGNVESTVQALSGVEKASVNFAAGTLTVTYNPSVITLEVMQAAVQAAGYDLIVEAEDPVAMQEEKARMHYKILRRNTIGAWTLSIPLALLGMVFMHVPFGNWIMMVLALAIMIFFGRSFYVNGVRHALKGKANMDTLVALSTSIAFLFSLFNTLCPGFWLGKGLEPHVYYEASGVIIAFVLLGKLMEERAKNSTSSAIKGLMGLQPKTARLVTDGREEEVPISNLQVGNVVSVRPGEKIPVDGTLLQGSSSVDESMLSGEPIPVEKNAGDRVLAGTINQKGAFTMEATSVGGTTVLAQIVQMVQSAQGSKAPVQRIVDKISGIFVPVVVLLSFLTFVCWLVIGGESYFSYALLSAVSVLVIACPCALGLATPTALMVGMGKGAEQHILIKDAFALENLCKVDTVVLDKTGTLTEGVPVVTDSYWISDDNIRYLDVLYTAEQKSEHPLASAILCWLEESGAKVCEAENFESLTGRGVRIQVEGVTYWVGSQGLLDIFQAGIPEKVRKQIGQWQEDGQSVVFYGQETRLLAVLAISDRIKPTSAEAVKELKKQGIEVHLLTGDGVRTAERVAATLDIGYYKAEVMPNDKEEYIISLQQQGKKVAMVGDGINDSQALARADVSIAMGKGTDIAMDVAMVTLITSDLLLLPGAIRLSKQTVRLIYQNLFWAFIYNVIGIPLAAGVLFPINGLLLNPMLASAAMAFSSVSVVLNSLRLKFMK, from the coding sequence ATGAGAGAAACAGAAACGAAGGTATTGCCTGTTCTTGAAATGAGTTGTGCCGTCTGTGCGGGCAACGTGGAGAGTACGGTGCAGGCATTATCTGGTGTGGAGAAGGCAAGCGTGAATTTCGCTGCTGGTACATTGACGGTAACTTATAATCCGTCCGTTATCACTTTGGAGGTTATGCAAGCTGCTGTGCAGGCTGCTGGATATGATCTGATAGTCGAAGCCGAGGACCCTGTAGCCATGCAGGAAGAGAAAGCTCGAATGCATTATAAGATATTGAGGAGGAATACCATAGGAGCATGGACGTTGTCTATCCCGTTGGCGCTTTTAGGGATGGTGTTCATGCATGTACCGTTTGGAAACTGGATCATGATGGTGTTGGCTTTGGCTATTATGATCTTTTTCGGACGTTCGTTCTATGTGAACGGTGTGCGGCATGCCCTCAAGGGAAAAGCCAATATGGACACATTGGTCGCACTTAGTACTTCGATAGCTTTCCTGTTCAGCCTTTTCAACACCTTATGTCCCGGATTTTGGCTGGGAAAAGGACTGGAACCACATGTTTATTATGAGGCTTCAGGTGTGATCATCGCGTTCGTCTTGTTAGGCAAACTGATGGAGGAGCGGGCTAAGAACAGTACCTCTTCAGCCATAAAAGGATTGATGGGATTACAGCCTAAAACAGCTCGTTTGGTAACGGACGGTAGAGAAGAGGAGGTGCCTATTTCGAATCTTCAGGTCGGTAATGTAGTCAGTGTACGGCCGGGCGAAAAGATTCCAGTGGACGGGACGCTTTTACAGGGGAGCTCTTCGGTGGACGAAAGTATGCTAAGCGGAGAGCCGATTCCGGTGGAGAAAAATGCCGGTGACCGAGTGTTGGCCGGAACGATCAACCAGAAAGGCGCTTTTACGATGGAAGCGACAAGTGTCGGAGGTACGACCGTATTGGCCCAGATCGTGCAGATGGTTCAATCGGCGCAGGGAAGTAAGGCCCCCGTTCAGCGGATTGTAGACAAAATAAGTGGTATATTTGTACCGGTCGTCGTATTGCTTTCGTTTCTCACCTTTGTTTGTTGGTTGGTGATAGGAGGAGAAAGTTATTTTTCATATGCATTGCTATCTGCCGTTTCGGTGCTGGTTATTGCTTGCCCGTGTGCGTTGGGATTAGCTACGCCGACTGCCTTAATGGTCGGAATGGGAAAAGGGGCCGAACAGCATATCCTGATTAAGGATGCCTTCGCTTTGGAAAATCTATGCAAGGTTGATACGGTTGTTTTGGATAAGACCGGAACATTGACGGAAGGTGTGCCGGTTGTCACGGATTCGTATTGGATTTCAGATGACAATATCCGTTATTTGGATGTCTTGTACACAGCGGAGCAGAAATCCGAACATCCTCTGGCATCCGCTATTCTCTGTTGGTTGGAAGAATCCGGTGCAAAGGTCTGTGAGGCAGAAAATTTCGAGAGCCTGACGGGACGTGGCGTACGCATTCAGGTCGAAGGAGTTACCTACTGGGTGGGGAGCCAGGGATTGCTTGACATATTTCAGGCTGGTATTCCGGAAAAGGTACGGAAGCAAATCGGGCAATGGCAGGAAGATGGGCAAAGTGTTGTTTTTTATGGTCAGGAAACCCGCCTATTGGCAGTTCTGGCGATCTCGGACCGTATCAAGCCGACTTCTGCAGAAGCCGTTAAGGAACTGAAAAAGCAGGGAATAGAAGTACATCTTCTGACGGGCGACGGTGTCCGGACAGCCGAACGGGTTGCCGCAACCTTGGATATCGGTTATTATAAGGCGGAAGTGATGCCGAACGATAAGGAGGAATATATCATATCTTTACAGCAGCAAGGTAAGAAAGTGGCGATGGTCGGCGATGGCATTAACGACTCGCAAGCGCTTGCACGGGCCGATGTCAGCATCGCGATGGGAAAAGGAACTGATATTGCAATGGATGTGGCTATGGTTACGCTTATCACGTCCGACCTGTTGCTGCTTCCCGGTGCGATCCGTTTGTCCAAACAGACAGTCCGCCTGATTTATCAGAACTTGTTTTGGGCATTTATATATAATGTAATCGGTATCCCATTGGCTGCGGGCGTTTTGTTCCCGATAAACGGACTGCTGTTGAATCCGATGCTGGCGAGTGCAGCAATGGCTTTCAGTTCCGTCTCAGTGGTATTGAATAGTTTAAGATTGAAATTCATGAAATGA
- a CDS encoding YhcH/YjgK/YiaL family protein, whose translation MILDSLNNTKKIECLHPLFKKAFDYLKSTDFSKVEDGKHELDGSRLYVSVVSIFGKEKKDAAIETHKKYIDIQMPLLGVEKIGWKPGCELQEESTPYNEQKDIAFYIDRPTAYTKIYPGQFAIYFPEDGHAPGIGQGNIRKVIVKVQVEE comes from the coding sequence ATGATACTTGATTCATTAAACAACACAAAAAAAATCGAATGCCTGCATCCTCTATTCAAAAAAGCATTCGACTATCTAAAATCTACAGACTTCTCTAAAGTGGAAGATGGTAAGCATGAACTGGATGGTTCTCGCTTATATGTAAGCGTTGTCAGTATCTTTGGCAAGGAAAAGAAAGATGCCGCTATCGAAACACACAAAAAATACATCGACATCCAAATGCCTCTGTTAGGTGTGGAGAAAATCGGTTGGAAACCGGGATGTGAGCTGCAGGAAGAATCAACTCCTTATAACGAGCAAAAAGACATCGCTTTCTATATCGACCGTCCTACAGCCTACACCAAGATCTATCCGGGACAGTTCGCCATCTATTTCCCCGAAGATGGCCATGCTCCCGGTATCGGCCAAGGTAATATCCGCAAAGTGATTGTAAAGGTGCAAGTGGAAGAATAA
- a CDS encoding flavodoxin, producing the protein MKKIGLFYGGTTAKTAVVALKIQEAFTENEVVLIPIEGATRKEFESFDNIIAGTSTWFDGELPTYWDEFMPEIESIDMTGKKVALFGLGDQERYPDNFVDGIGILAEAFTKSNAELIGFMPVSDHHFTQSRAVKEGHFLGLPLDIENQSEQTEERILKWVAKLKKEFQ; encoded by the coding sequence ATGAAGAAAATAGGTTTATTCTATGGTGGCACAACCGCTAAAACAGCCGTAGTCGCTTTGAAAATACAAGAAGCATTCACAGAAAACGAAGTCGTCCTGATCCCGATAGAAGGGGCGACACGCAAGGAGTTCGAATCGTTCGACAATATCATTGCCGGAACTTCCACCTGGTTCGACGGAGAACTGCCGACTTACTGGGACGAGTTCATGCCGGAAATAGAATCCATCGACATGACGGGCAAGAAAGTCGCACTATTCGGGCTCGGAGACCAAGAACGCTATCCCGACAATTTCGTCGATGGGATCGGCATTCTGGCGGAAGCCTTTACCAAAAGCAATGCGGAGCTGATCGGTTTCATGCCTGTCAGCGATCACCACTTCACCCAATCACGGGCCGTCAAGGAAGGACATTTCCTGGGACTTCCCCTCGATATCGAGAACCAGTCCGAACAAACGGAGGAACGGATACTGAAATGGGTGGCGAAACTGAAAAAGGAGTTTCAATAA